CTAAATGACGGTTTAATCATGGTCACTGAACGTGATGAATTTGCCTACCACGATATGATCACCCATGTACCTTTGTTTGTGCACCCTAACCCGAAAAATGTGCTGGTGATTGGCGGCGGTGATGGTGGTACCGCGCGTGAAGTGATTCGTCATCCATCCGTTGAAAAATGTACTATGGTGGAAATTGACGGCATGGTGGTTGACGCCTGTAAAGCCCATATCCCACAAACTGCTGGTGCATTAGACGATCCACGCATCAACCTAATTATTGGTGATGGCGTTAAGTTCGTACAAGAGACAAATGAAAAGTTCGACGTGATTATTGTCGATAGCACAGATCCTATCGGTCCTGCGCAGCCATTGTTTGGCGAAGCTTTTTACCGCGATGTATTTAGCTGCTTAACCGACGATGGCATTGTCGTTTCGCAAGGTGAGTCCTCATGGTACGCTCTAGAAATTCAACAATCATTGCTGAAAGTGCTAAACGCAGTATTCCCAAATAACTACCTGTACAGCTTTAGCAACCTCACCTATCCAGGCGGTTTGTGGAGCTTTACTTTTGCGTCGAAGAAATACCACCCAGTTAACGACTTTAACCCAGCACGTGTAGCGGAAAGTGGCCTAGATTTTGACTATTACAACGCAGCACTACATAGCGCGGCTTTTGCCTTGCCAAGCTTTG
This Thalassotalea euphylliae DNA region includes the following protein-coding sequences:
- the speE gene encoding polyamine aminopropyltransferase — its product is MHSNLWVEEKFEDFLGLKFKVEKVLFSGKSEFQTVDVVETKGHGKMLLNDGLIMVTERDEFAYHDMITHVPLFVHPNPKNVLVIGGGDGGTAREVIRHPSVEKCTMVEIDGMVVDACKAHIPQTAGALDDPRINLIIGDGVKFVQETNEKFDVIIVDSTDPIGPAQPLFGEAFYRDVFSCLTDDGIVVSQGESSWYALEIQQSLLKVLNAVFPNNYLYSFSNLTYPGGLWSFTFASKKYHPVNDFNPARVAESGLDFDYYNAALHSAAFALPSFAQKGLAGLICNGK